A stretch of Desulfurivibrio alkaliphilus AHT 2 DNA encodes these proteins:
- a CDS encoding response regulator: MVKILLVEDNEMNRDMLSRRLRRRGFEVLEAVDGRQGLSMATAIIPDLILMDLSLPELDGWETTRLLRAQRETATLPIIALTAHAQDSDRRKALAIGCDEFETKPIDLRRLLSKIDKLLHKAAAAPEP, from the coding sequence ATGGTCAAAATTCTACTGGTTGAAGACAATGAAATGAACCGGGACATGCTCTCGCGGCGCCTGCGACGACGCGGCTTCGAGGTGCTCGAGGCCGTCGACGGCCGCCAGGGTTTGAGCATGGCCACCGCCATCATTCCCGACTTGATCCTGATGGACCTCAGCCTGCCGGAACTCGACGGTTGGGAGACCACCCGCCTCCTCAGGGCCCAGCGGGAGACCGCCACCCTGCCGATAATCGCCCTCACCGCCCACGCCCAGGACAGCGACCGGCGCAAGGCACTGGCTATCGGCTGTGACGAATTTGAAACCAAGCCCATCGACCTGCGGCGGCTGCTAAGCAAGATCGACAAGCTGCTGCATAAAGCGGCCGCCGCCCCTGAGCCCTAA
- a CDS encoding MFS transporter: protein MPYRLLLPLLFAVFTALLGIGIIVPVMPVFATSLGASGLALGFIIASFSITRGVCQPVVGILSDRWGRKGFMLAGLLVFGTVGLLIPLATSVENLVLIRALHGVGSAMIVPVAMAYVSDLAPMGEEGRYMGLLNSAIFAGIGSGPLLGGIFTDLWGMAAAFHAMAALSFLALVLVLLQVPAMAVDPERAGNGDGLFTAMAKMLASRRTSGLLLARLATMIIMVPTMAFLPLFMTQAFAASAVQIGVVISVRTLINAVLQGVGGRLADRHDKPTLLRIGCLLMSGVMILIPLAGNFWSLLLLFVVLGLAEAIIWPTLGALATEEGRKYGQGTMMGVYNLAMSGGVLTGALAAGIATDWLGIKWSFPLIGIVVLGLTMFAIGTIAAHRQQPAVAGS from the coding sequence ATGCCATATCGCTTGCTGCTGCCACTGCTTTTTGCCGTTTTTACCGCTCTGCTGGGAATCGGCATCATAGTGCCGGTGATGCCGGTGTTTGCCACCAGCCTGGGGGCCAGCGGCCTGGCCCTGGGGTTCATCATCGCCTCTTTTTCCATTACCCGCGGGGTCTGTCAGCCGGTGGTGGGGATCCTTTCCGATCGCTGGGGGCGCAAAGGGTTCATGCTGGCCGGGCTGCTGGTCTTCGGCACCGTCGGTCTGCTGATCCCCCTGGCTACCTCGGTGGAGAACCTGGTACTGATCCGGGCCTTGCACGGGGTGGGCTCGGCGATGATCGTGCCGGTGGCCATGGCTTACGTTAGTGATCTGGCGCCCATGGGGGAAGAAGGACGCTACATGGGGTTGCTTAACTCCGCTATTTTTGCCGGGATCGGCAGCGGCCCGCTGCTGGGCGGTATCTTCACCGACCTCTGGGGCATGGCGGCGGCCTTTCATGCCATGGCCGCTTTAAGTTTTCTTGCCCTGGTGCTGGTCTTGCTGCAGGTGCCGGCCATGGCCGTTGACCCCGAACGGGCCGGCAACGGGGACGGGCTGTTCACCGCCATGGCTAAAATGCTGGCCAGCCGGCGCACCTCGGGTCTGCTGCTGGCCCGCCTGGCCACCATGATCATCATGGTCCCCACCATGGCCTTCCTGCCGCTGTTCATGACCCAGGCCTTTGCCGCCAGCGCGGTGCAGATCGGGGTGGTGATTTCGGTGCGCACCCTGATCAACGCGGTGCTGCAGGGGGTCGGGGGGCGCCTGGCCGACCGGCATGACAAGCCGACGCTGCTGCGGATCGGTTGTTTGCTTATGAGCGGGGTGATGATTCTGATTCCGTTAGCCGGCAACTTCTGGAGTCTGCTGCTGCTTTTCGTGGTCCTGGGGCTGGCGGAGGCCATCATCTGGCCCACCCTGGGGGCGCTGGCCACCGAAGAAGGGCGCAAGTACGGCCAGGGCACCATGATGGGGGTCTACAACCTGGCCATGAGCGGTGGGGTACTGACCGGCGCCCTGGCGGCGGGGATTGCCACCGACTGGTTGGGAATTAAATGGTCCTTTCCGCTCATCGGCATCGTCGTGCTGGGTCTGACCATGTTTGCCATCGGCACCATCGCCGCCCACCGGCAGCAGCCGGCTGTTGCCGGGAGTTAG
- a CDS encoding ParB/RepB/Spo0J family partition protein, with protein sequence MIAQGQIQRVLATQLDFADLSWRFSPIPVEEPDEALAVSIQRVGLLHPPIVYPRGDVYQLLSGQRRAWLAVRRFNCTALPCLVLPPAIGDDELLVLAHEAIACKRAPTVVELALFGRKVLELLAEEQLPALLSRLSGPAMTPFQLKRWAELAELEEPFAVALHQGRLQEPVAREMLTMSLPERLTIFELIELLQLSAGNQRKLTEICRELSRRRRVSIRQILAGEEIREILDHPEMNAPQQTAALMRHLTACRYPELTAAEQEFNTWQARLRLPDGWSVAPTRSFEDDQVTLTLPLANREILQQCLPRLQAALASENNF encoded by the coding sequence ATGATCGCGCAAGGACAAATACAACGGGTGCTGGCCACCCAACTGGATTTCGCCGACCTCTCCTGGCGGTTTTCTCCCATCCCGGTGGAAGAGCCCGATGAGGCGCTGGCGGTTTCGATTCAGCGGGTGGGTCTATTGCACCCCCCCATTGTTTACCCGCGGGGAGACGTTTATCAGTTGCTCAGCGGGCAGCGGCGGGCCTGGCTGGCGGTGCGGCGGTTCAACTGCACCGCCCTGCCCTGCCTGGTTTTGCCGCCGGCCATCGGCGATGATGAGTTGCTGGTGCTGGCCCATGAAGCGATTGCCTGCAAACGTGCTCCCACCGTTGTGGAACTGGCCCTGTTCGGCCGCAAAGTGCTCGAGCTGTTGGCTGAAGAGCAACTGCCCGCCCTGCTGTCCCGTTTGTCGGGACCGGCCATGACCCCTTTTCAGCTTAAGCGCTGGGCCGAGCTGGCGGAGTTGGAGGAACCCTTTGCCGTGGCCCTGCACCAGGGGCGGCTGCAGGAGCCGGTGGCCCGGGAGATGCTGACCATGTCGCTGCCTGAACGGCTGACCATTTTTGAGTTGATCGAGCTGTTGCAACTCAGTGCCGGCAACCAGCGGAAACTGACCGAGATCTGTCGGGAACTTTCCCGCCGCCGGCGGGTGTCTATAAGGCAAATTCTGGCCGGCGAGGAAATTCGCGAGATCCTTGATCACCCGGAGATGAACGCTCCCCAGCAAACCGCAGCCCTGATGCGGCACCTCACGGCTTGCCGCTATCCGGAACTGACCGCCGCCGAGCAGGAGTTCAACACCTGGCAGGCGCGCCTGCGGTTGCCTGACGGCTGGAGTGTTGCCCCCACTCGTTCTTTTGAAGATGACCAGGTAACCCTTACCCTCCCGTTGGCAAACCGGGAAATTTTACAACAGTGCCTGCCCCGGCTCCAAGCCGCCCTGGCAAGTGAAAATAATTTTTAG
- a CDS encoding ribbon-helix-helix domain-containing protein: MRTIQMTLDDNLVKAVDRVSKELHTSRSAFTRKALQDALARYKNEQLELKHRRGYEQNPVADDEFSVWEDEQAWGDE, from the coding sequence ATGAGAACAATTCAGATGACCTTGGATGATAATCTTGTTAAGGCGGTCGACCGTGTTTCAAAGGAACTCCACACAAGTAGGTCCGCCTTTACCAGGAAGGCCCTGCAGGATGCTCTGGCCCGTTATAAAAACGAACAACTGGAGCTGAAACATCGTCGTGGTTACGAACAAAATCCGGTTGCCGACGACGAGTTTTCGGTTTGGGAAGACGAGCAGGCATGGGGTGATGAATGA
- a CDS encoding site-2 protease family protein, with amino-acid sequence MMAELTLIQKIAVWALPLLFAITVHEVAHGWMARRLGDPTAEMLGRLSLNPIKHIDPVGTILVPGILLMLGGFIFGWAKPVPVNWRNLRDPRRDMILVSVAGPAANLGMALLWGLVLKVGLMLNPSTPLLGLPLIYMGGAGVLINLILMVLNLLPIPPLDGSRIVSGLLPPELAMQYNRLESVGFIILLALLATGMLGSIIGPPIFALRSLIFAILGI; translated from the coding sequence ATGATGGCCGAACTTACCCTGATCCAAAAAATTGCCGTCTGGGCCCTGCCCCTGCTCTTTGCCATTACTGTGCACGAGGTGGCCCATGGCTGGATGGCCCGCAGGCTGGGCGACCCCACCGCCGAGATGCTGGGGCGATTGAGCTTGAACCCCATCAAGCATATCGATCCGGTGGGCACCATTTTAGTGCCGGGGATTCTGCTGATGCTGGGCGGCTTCATCTTTGGCTGGGCCAAGCCGGTACCGGTCAACTGGCGCAATCTGCGGGACCCGCGGCGGGATATGATTTTGGTTTCGGTGGCAGGACCAGCCGCCAACCTGGGCATGGCCCTGCTCTGGGGGCTGGTGCTGAAAGTCGGCCTAATGCTCAACCCCTCCACCCCCCTACTGGGCCTGCCTTTAATTTACATGGGCGGGGCCGGGGTGCTGATCAACCTGATCCTGATGGTGCTCAACCTGTTGCCGATCCCGCCGCTGGACGGCAGCCGGATCGTCTCCGGGCTGCTGCCCCCGGAGCTGGCCATGCAGTACAACCGGCTGGAAAGTGTGGGTTTCATCATCCTGCTGGCCCTGTTGGCCACCGGCATGCTGGGCAGTATCATCGGCCCGCCGATTTTCGCTTTGCGCAGCCTGATCTTTGCCATCTTGGGGATCTGA
- a CDS encoding mechanosensitive ion channel family protein, giving the protein MDDFFGTGDQAGQLLQQFMEMTLSFAPKIVLALATLLVGLWLINRLVNLLARKLESKDPTLVKFLCSFAGVTLKILLLISVASMVGVATTSFIAVIGAAGLAVGLALQGSLANFAGGVLILIFKPFKVGDTIEAQGFLGAVAEIQILYTVVNTFDNRRIVIPNGSLANSAVVNVGIYDKRRCDMTFGIHYDDDIDQAKEICRRLVEEDPRSLAEPEPRICVGGLGDSSVDLIVRAWVPTDDLWPYYWDMQEKVKKAFDAEGITIPFPQRDVHFYQEKPAA; this is encoded by the coding sequence ATGGACGATTTTTTCGGAACCGGCGATCAGGCCGGCCAGTTGCTGCAGCAGTTCATGGAGATGACGTTGTCCTTTGCACCCAAAATCGTGCTGGCCCTGGCGACTCTGCTGGTCGGCCTTTGGCTGATCAATCGGCTGGTAAATCTGCTTGCGCGGAAACTTGAAAGCAAAGACCCCACCCTGGTCAAATTTCTCTGCAGCTTCGCCGGGGTTACCCTGAAGATTCTGCTGCTGATTTCCGTGGCCTCCATGGTCGGTGTGGCCACCACATCGTTCATTGCCGTTATCGGTGCCGCCGGCCTGGCGGTGGGGCTGGCGCTGCAGGGCAGCCTGGCCAACTTTGCCGGCGGGGTACTGATCCTGATCTTCAAGCCCTTCAAGGTCGGCGACACCATCGAGGCCCAGGGTTTCCTGGGGGCGGTGGCGGAGATCCAGATCCTCTATACCGTGGTCAACACCTTCGACAATCGGCGCATCGTAATTCCCAACGGCAGCCTGGCCAACTCCGCCGTGGTCAATGTAGGCATTTACGACAAACGCCGCTGCGACATGACCTTCGGCATCCATTACGACGATGACATCGACCAGGCCAAGGAAATTTGCCGACGCCTGGTGGAGGAAGACCCACGCTCCCTGGCCGAGCCGGAGCCCCGGATCTGTGTCGGTGGCCTGGGTGACAGCTCGGTGGACCTCATCGTGCGGGCCTGGGTGCCCACCGATGATCTCTGGCCCTATTACTGGGATATGCAGGAAAAGGTCAAAAAGGCCTTTGACGCCGAAGGGATCACCATTCCATTCCCCCAGCGGGACGTGCATTTTTACCAGGAAAAGCCGGCCGCTTGA
- the ung gene encoding uracil-DNA glycosylase — protein MSVNAEQIQLEESWKNLLLEEFAQPYMQQLREFLLQEKRAGKVIYPPGGEMFNALNLTHFADVKVVILGQDPYHGPGQAHGLCFSVRPGTAVPPSLLNIYKELQSDVGFSPPNHGYLQSWTRQGVLLLNATLSVERGKAGSHQGKGWERFTDRIVALLNEQGEHLVFLLWGSYAQKKGAIIDTRRHLVLRAPHPSPLSANRGFFGCRHFSKANQYLTANGKTPINWQIPAEASL, from the coding sequence ATGAGCGTCAACGCCGAGCAGATTCAGTTGGAGGAGTCCTGGAAGAACCTGCTGCTGGAGGAATTCGCCCAGCCCTACATGCAGCAACTGCGGGAGTTTCTGCTGCAAGAGAAGAGGGCCGGCAAGGTGATCTACCCGCCCGGCGGCGAGATGTTCAACGCCCTTAACCTCACCCACTTTGCCGACGTCAAGGTGGTGATCCTGGGTCAGGACCCTTACCATGGCCCGGGCCAGGCCCACGGCCTTTGTTTTTCGGTACGCCCCGGCACTGCGGTACCGCCCTCGCTGCTCAACATTTACAAGGAACTGCAAAGCGATGTCGGCTTTTCTCCCCCCAACCACGGCTATTTGCAAAGCTGGACCCGGCAGGGCGTGCTGCTGCTCAACGCCACCCTCAGCGTCGAGCGGGGCAAGGCCGGCTCCCACCAGGGCAAGGGCTGGGAAAGATTCACCGACCGCATTGTCGCCCTGCTCAACGAACAGGGCGAACACTTGGTCTTTCTGCTCTGGGGCAGTTACGCCCAGAAAAAGGGGGCCATCATCGACACCCGGCGCCACTTGGTGCTGCGGGCCCCGCACCCCTCACCGCTGTCGGCCAACCGGGGCTTTTTCGGCTGCCGCCATTTTTCCAAGGCCAACCAATACCTGACCGCCAACGGCAAAACCCCCATCAACTGGCAGATCCCCGCCGAGGCAAGTCTTTGA
- a CDS encoding putative bifunctional diguanylate cyclase/phosphodiesterase yields MNSSHHIVNQASPATPTADSGCCSPDKLATLEAEIHRLTFYDRLTGLANRHLFYDRLEQAGAVSARSGCYCAMLLLDLDRFKGINDLWGSRVGDQLLQIVAARLRTVVRACDTIARRGGDEFAVLFLNLSDNAELAVTRAGRLAEKIRRTITAPICGSEYEMDRDFHLSAGFGVVLFRGQEESAVDLLRYADTAMCHAKEAGPGNIRFFDPAIQIALEESEAMLQDLRQALHQDELVLHYQPQTDGNGHIVGAEALVRWHHPRQGLIAPGHFIPLAETNGLILSIGRRVLQQACAAATRWRRYIGADWQLAVNVSARQFQQQTFVDEVRTIVADSSLEPHRLKLELTESLVLSDIDDTIAKMCALREDGIGFAMDDFGTGHSSLAKLKHLPLDQLKIDRSFIGDLETTPQDTAITRAIIAMGQALGLEVVAEGVETEGQSDFLRRHGCHGFQGYFFSKPLPEADFEQLLQVGVRLPQAAVCG; encoded by the coding sequence GTGAACAGTTCCCATCATATTGTCAATCAGGCTTCGCCGGCCACGCCAACCGCGGATTCCGGTTGTTGTTCGCCAGATAAGCTGGCAACGCTGGAGGCGGAAATCCACCGGCTGACATTTTACGACCGCCTGACCGGACTGGCTAATCGTCACCTGTTCTATGACCGTCTGGAGCAGGCCGGTGCCGTTTCGGCCCGTAGCGGCTGTTACTGTGCCATGTTGTTGCTGGACCTGGATCGGTTCAAAGGTATCAATGATCTATGGGGCAGCCGGGTAGGTGACCAACTGTTGCAAATTGTCGCCGCCCGCTTGCGCACCGTGGTTCGCGCCTGCGACACCATTGCCCGCCGGGGGGGTGATGAGTTCGCCGTCCTGTTTCTCAATCTGTCCGACAATGCTGAACTGGCCGTAACCAGGGCGGGCCGTTTGGCGGAAAAGATTCGCCGGACGATCACCGCCCCCATCTGCGGCTCCGAATACGAAATGGACCGGGATTTCCATTTGAGCGCTGGTTTTGGTGTGGTGTTGTTCCGCGGCCAGGAGGAGAGTGCCGTTGACCTGCTGCGCTACGCTGATACCGCCATGTGTCATGCCAAGGAGGCCGGGCCGGGTAATATCCGCTTTTTCGACCCGGCCATACAGATCGCTCTTGAAGAAAGCGAGGCCATGCTTCAGGATTTACGCCAGGCTTTACACCAGGATGAACTGGTCTTGCATTACCAGCCGCAAACCGACGGCAACGGCCACATCGTCGGCGCCGAGGCCCTGGTTCGCTGGCACCACCCCCGACAGGGTTTGATCGCACCGGGGCATTTCATTCCCTTGGCTGAGACCAACGGGCTGATCCTGAGCATCGGACGCCGGGTCCTGCAACAGGCCTGCGCCGCCGCCACCCGCTGGCGCCGGTATATCGGTGCCGACTGGCAACTGGCCGTCAATGTAAGCGCCCGCCAGTTCCAGCAGCAAACATTTGTCGATGAGGTTCGGACCATTGTCGCCGATTCCAGTCTTGAGCCCCACCGGCTCAAGCTGGAGCTAACCGAGAGCCTGGTGCTGTCAGACATTGACGACACCATCGCCAAAATGTGCGCCCTGCGGGAAGACGGTATCGGTTTTGCGATGGACGATTTCGGTACCGGTCACTCTTCGCTGGCCAAGCTGAAACATTTGCCGCTGGACCAACTCAAGATCGACCGCTCTTTTATCGGTGACCTGGAAACCACCCCACAGGACACCGCCATCACCAGAGCAATTATTGCCATGGGCCAGGCCCTGGGACTGGAAGTTGTCGCAGAGGGGGTGGAGACCGAAGGCCAATCGGACTTCCTGCGCCGTCATGGGTGCCACGGGTTTCAGGGCTATTTCTTCAGCAAGCCGCTTCCGGAAGCGGACTTTGAACAACTGCTGCAGGTCGGCGTCCGTCTCCCACAAGCTGCGGTTTGTGGGTAG
- the lon gene encoding endopeptidase La produces the protein MTDDKKDMEQPEAEREIVNEPQESPEQKGKKNNPANLPVPEELPVLPLHGFVFFPGMGFPMQISHPSSQQLVDETIIKDRLVAVVTHRRLEEEEDETARPSEALPEIPATPKGENLYSMGVVGYMHKLIKSDDGVYQVLISAVKKLRIVEYTQHTPYLQARVEVVPMEESMDQESEAMLLNIRNQFKKMADLGGVPKELGMTVAALTNPFYIAYLVVSQVGLSMEEEEAVLEIEDLKALLNRVGHELNKKLETLEMSHKIQKGIKQDMDKKQREFFLREQLKAIRKELGEDDENIDLKDLRERLEASDLPEEPKKTAEKELDRLNRISPSSPEYTVSRTYLDWLIDLPWQTCTEDNLDLKRAQEVLDADHYGLDDIKKRIIEFLAVRKLKHDMHGPILCFAGPPGVGKTSLGQSIARSMGRKFVRISLGGVRDEAEIRGHRRTYIGALPGRIIQSLRKAGSCNPLFMLDEIDKLGMDFRGDPSSALLEVLDPEQNFSFSDHYLEIPFDLSRVMFITTANLLDNIPGPLRDRMEVIELSGYTEEEKMHIARRHLVPKQLEAHAISEDDLRLSDQALAGIIRSYTREAGVRNLERKIGGVCRGVARKIVEGHSGLIEVGPDDLAEYLGPPQFFSESKARTWGPGLATGLAWTPVGGDLLFIETARMKGKGNLSLTGKLGEVMKESANAALTYIRSHTDKLGLDEKIFADNDLHVHVPEGAIPKDGPSAGVAMVVSLASQLMGRPVRREVAMTGEITLRGDVLPVGGIKEKVLAAVRADISEVILPKLNEKDLTELPESARKKVKFHLVHDINEALEKALEPDD, from the coding sequence ATGACCGATGACAAAAAAGATATGGAACAGCCCGAGGCTGAACGGGAAATTGTAAACGAGCCGCAAGAGAGCCCGGAACAGAAGGGTAAAAAGAACAATCCGGCCAACCTGCCGGTGCCGGAAGAACTGCCGGTATTGCCGCTGCACGGTTTTGTCTTTTTCCCCGGCATGGGCTTTCCCATGCAGATCAGCCACCCCTCCTCGCAGCAACTGGTTGATGAAACCATCATCAAAGACCGGCTGGTGGCGGTGGTGACCCATCGCCGGCTGGAAGAGGAAGAGGATGAAACCGCCAGGCCCTCCGAGGCCCTGCCGGAAATCCCCGCTACCCCCAAGGGTGAAAACCTTTATTCCATGGGGGTGGTGGGTTACATGCACAAGTTGATCAAGTCCGACGACGGGGTCTACCAGGTTCTGATCAGCGCGGTTAAAAAACTGCGGATTGTGGAATACACCCAGCACACCCCTTATCTGCAAGCCCGGGTGGAGGTGGTGCCCATGGAAGAGAGCATGGACCAGGAAAGCGAGGCCATGCTGCTCAACATCCGCAACCAGTTCAAAAAAATGGCTGACCTGGGCGGGGTGCCCAAGGAGCTGGGGATGACCGTGGCAGCGCTGACCAACCCCTTTTACATCGCCTACCTGGTCGTTTCTCAGGTTGGCTTGAGCATGGAAGAGGAAGAAGCGGTCCTGGAGATCGAAGACCTCAAAGCGCTGCTCAACCGGGTGGGCCATGAATTGAACAAAAAGCTTGAGACCCTGGAGATGAGCCACAAGATCCAGAAAGGGATCAAGCAGGACATGGATAAAAAACAGCGGGAGTTTTTCCTTCGCGAACAACTCAAGGCTATCCGCAAGGAGCTGGGCGAAGATGATGAGAACATTGACTTAAAAGATCTGCGCGAACGCCTGGAGGCGTCCGACTTACCGGAAGAACCCAAAAAAACGGCGGAAAAGGAGCTGGACCGGCTTAACCGTATCTCCCCCTCATCCCCGGAATACACGGTTTCCCGCACTTATCTGGACTGGCTCATCGACCTGCCCTGGCAGACCTGCACCGAGGACAACCTGGATCTCAAACGGGCCCAGGAAGTGCTGGATGCCGATCATTACGGTCTGGATGACATCAAGAAGCGAATCATCGAGTTTTTGGCGGTGCGCAAACTCAAGCATGACATGCACGGCCCCATCCTCTGTTTTGCCGGTCCGCCGGGGGTGGGCAAGACCTCTTTGGGGCAGTCCATTGCCCGCAGCATGGGGCGCAAATTCGTGCGCATCTCGCTGGGCGGGGTGCGGGACGAAGCGGAGATCCGGGGCCATCGGCGGACCTATATCGGCGCTTTGCCCGGCCGCATCATTCAAAGCCTGCGCAAGGCCGGCTCCTGTAATCCGCTTTTCATGCTGGATGAAATCGACAAACTGGGGATGGATTTCCGTGGCGACCCCTCCTCGGCCCTGCTTGAGGTGCTGGACCCGGAACAGAATTTCTCCTTTTCCGACCACTACCTGGAGATTCCCTTCGATCTCTCCCGGGTAATGTTCATCACCACCGCCAACCTGCTGGATAATATTCCCGGCCCCCTGCGGGACCGCATGGAGGTGATCGAGCTTTCCGGTTACACCGAAGAGGAGAAGATGCACATCGCCCGGCGCCACCTGGTGCCCAAGCAGTTGGAAGCCCACGCCATCAGCGAGGATGACCTGCGTTTAAGCGACCAGGCCCTGGCCGGGATAATCCGTTCCTACACCCGGGAGGCCGGGGTACGTAACCTGGAACGCAAGATCGGCGGAGTCTGCCGGGGGGTGGCCAGAAAAATCGTGGAAGGGCACAGCGGCTTAATCGAGGTCGGTCCCGACGACCTGGCCGAGTACCTGGGCCCGCCCCAGTTTTTTTCGGAAAGCAAGGCCCGCACCTGGGGGCCGGGGTTGGCCACCGGCCTGGCCTGGACCCCGGTGGGCGGCGATCTGCTCTTTATCGAAACCGCCCGGATGAAGGGCAAGGGCAACCTGAGTTTAACCGGCAAGCTCGGCGAGGTGATGAAGGAGTCGGCCAATGCGGCTCTTACCTATATCCGCTCGCATACCGACAAACTGGGGCTGGATGAAAAGATTTTCGCCGACAACGACCTCCATGTCCATGTCCCCGAAGGGGCAATCCCCAAGGACGGCCCCTCGGCCGGGGTGGCGATGGTGGTTTCCCTGGCCTCTCAGCTCATGGGTCGCCCGGTGCGCCGGGAAGTGGCCATGACCGGCGAGATCACCCTGCGGGGCGATGTTTTGCCGGTGGGCGGCATCAAGGAAAAGGTGCTGGCGGCGGTGAGGGCCGACATCAGCGAGGTTATTCTGCCCAAGCTCAACGAAAAGGATCTTACCGAGCTGCCGGAAAGCGCCAGAAAGAAGGTGAAGTTCCACCTGGTGCACGATATCAACGAGGCCTTGGAGAAGGCCTTGGAGCCGGACGACTAA
- a CDS encoding RibD family protein, which produces MITHKQQDETEEHSVVMRVSLIAAMTLCGRISPATMGSRQDRRFLEESRQATDASLLGAGTLREGDAEMRGPGGILPENRIRAIISASGRLPLEQRKIFQIGPRPLIFTAAERAKSLADQAGQRAEVIALPAKDGFLDLAAACRKLARRGVKELLLEGGGTLNFHALRQRIVDELLVTIAPKLSGHRAAISLADGAEPLGDPFLDLQLLSCHPTLNGELFCRYRVNKN; this is translated from the coding sequence ATGATCACTCATAAGCAACAGGATGAAACAGAGGAGCACAGTGTGGTGATGCGGGTAAGCCTGATAGCGGCCATGACCTTGTGCGGGCGAATCAGCCCGGCCACCATGGGCAGCCGGCAGGATCGCCGTTTCCTGGAGGAAAGCCGGCAGGCCACCGACGCCAGCCTGCTGGGGGCCGGCACCCTGCGCGAGGGGGATGCCGAAATGCGCGGCCCGGGAGGCATTTTACCGGAAAACCGGATCCGGGCCATCATCAGCGCCTCCGGCCGCTTGCCGCTGGAGCAACGGAAAATCTTTCAAATCGGCCCCCGGCCCCTGATCTTTACCGCCGCTGAGCGGGCCAAATCACTGGCTGACCAGGCCGGCCAACGGGCCGAGGTCATTGCCCTGCCGGCCAAAGACGGCTTTCTGGATCTGGCGGCGGCCTGCCGCAAGCTGGCCCGGCGCGGGGTCAAAGAACTGCTGCTGGAAGGTGGCGGCACCCTGAACTTTCACGCCCTGCGGCAGAGGATAGTGGATGAACTGCTGGTTACCATCGCCCCCAAGCTTTCCGGCCACCGGGCCGCCATCTCCCTTGCGGACGGCGCCGAACCCCTGGGCGATCCCTTTCTGGATCTGCAATTGCTATCCTGCCACCCCACCTTAAACGGTGAACTGTTCTGCCGCTACCGAGTCAACAAAAACTGA
- a CDS encoding type II toxin-antitoxin system PemK/MazF family toxin, which produces MKRGEIRWYKFAAPDKKRPVLILTRDSVLEYLGEVTIAPITTTVRDIPSEVFLSAVNDGVPRDCALNCDHLQTVSKGKIGPLVTSLPRNKMLEVGRAIRFALDI; this is translated from the coding sequence ATGAAGCGAGGGGAAATACGCTGGTATAAATTCGCGGCACCGGATAAAAAACGGCCCGTCCTCATCCTGACCCGTGACAGCGTGTTGGAGTACCTGGGTGAGGTTACCATCGCGCCTATCACAACCACCGTGCGCGATATTCCATCGGAAGTGTTTCTTTCGGCGGTCAACGATGGTGTGCCCAGGGATTGTGCCCTTAATTGTGACCACTTGCAGACCGTCTCAAAGGGGAAAATCGGCCCACTGGTCACATCTCTCCCCCGGAACAAGATGTTAGAGGTCGGACGAGCAATCCGCTTTGCACTCGATATTTGA
- a CDS encoding Hsp20/alpha crystallin family protein — protein MDERSKRILLEKGMNRMARELGRRGINPMAGAWSVPTDIFETDQEFVVCLELAGVDPTAIQVIAEETRLTVSGERKYNFPAEVRRVHQLEIERGHFEKRISLPWPIDVAAAGTEFRQGFLVITMPKQRRRVTIPVSAG, from the coding sequence ATGGATGAACGCAGCAAGCGCATCCTGCTGGAGAAGGGGATGAACCGCATGGCCCGGGAACTGGGACGGCGAGGAATAAACCCTATGGCGGGGGCTTGGTCGGTACCCACCGATATTTTTGAAACCGATCAAGAGTTTGTCGTCTGCCTGGAACTGGCCGGGGTCGATCCGACCGCCATTCAGGTAATCGCCGAGGAAACCCGGCTTACCGTCTCCGGAGAGCGAAAATACAACTTTCCTGCCGAGGTGCGGCGGGTGCATCAACTGGAAATTGAACGGGGCCATTTTGAAAAACGGATCTCTTTGCCCTGGCCCATTGATGTGGCGGCCGCCGGGACCGAATTCCGCCAGGGCTTCCTGGTAATTACCATGCCCAAACAGCGGCGGCGGGTAACCATTCCGGTATCGGCCGGATAG